A window of the Besnoitia besnoiti strain Bb-Ger1 chromosome VI, whole genome shotgun sequence genome harbors these coding sequences:
- a CDS encoding ABC1 protein (encoded by transcript BESB_065290), translating to MSTELESKPDAPQGRLQIRSTSGSSLPAREQSADSSGEAHDSTLPYSDRRGGEPLSAAGDAPVSAPSRLHSPPSSAVSATLLTRYGPSLGLSSALVPTPSASSGFPPFYSLPSASPLSSVLPSLSPPLFLSTLLPLLSSAQNIKPETLRQALVAAFLAAGAPPSAGAPSGVSPEVTKLYLSSCCSTVSGFLASLLGANAAAARLEDPRNVAAHGFVHGSDSGAYRRTWGSDASPAEKDFRVELLELLARRLLAALATETDPLRRRFQVAVTTLLVEPVEWQTFDPALYRARQKESTKRNVTSNPSAFQASLYVPTAATASPFAGPSPGAAGAGVPADAKAGAFLAAAAKDGVSEKASQKTRRRPEESTRPPSPSKLEGAVSYVGEGRDTRSAGGDRPSSVPLESADIRLLRVLSERLEQQGRLLEMQMRRIQTLEKVLASLEDGTRLHARGSSNPSLSSSEAPPPSLEAPPSSAASAGPQSLSTSLRDDSPAPPAARGSSAAPAERREKVLRERLLPSTPLWRFFAFSTMLLQLVSAASLPAARTFLRRLRLLFSRRKPCKEPVSTEVQSGASGAHDHALGSARGPDASGDTAGGGLAGARAAPRARCGTEAAESGRDSAERAGGALKASADHAGLSVGQEAGPSSSGARVETRARNALQRSLAPRVDAPKHDKPVAVSGVGVIDQVLNDERVASLIADRMCRMRGAALKLMQMVSMIEGSLPPVLTEALKKTRDSADIMPEKQLTETLVQELGLDWRRNFASFSLRPFAAASIGQVHRAALADGQAVAVKIQFPGVASSISADLRNLKTLVQWTRLLPRSLFLDVLCDEMRAELLAECDYSNEMAFYQHFRQVLHRDFGNAFYVPQVFPSCSTKKILVTEFISGLSLEEVGQQMSQEVRDSLAERLVRLVLAEIFLYRLMNTDPNPSNFFYLPERDALALIDFGAGRMYDAAFIDKYLQLLHAAVEERAEVVRRLAGELGFFGGSSSPAFLHAQGNVFLAFALCFRPPPAGASGLYSFKDSEIFPLLHKEMQTVMKNRERPPPPEIYSLHRKLAGCFLLCAEMKGRADTAKAFQQVIEAYRAPDGGPFRPAEDVESAES from the exons ATGAGCACCGAACTTGAGAGCAAACCTGATGCGCCACAAGGGCGTCTCCAGATACGCTCAACGTCAGGAAGCTCTCTGCCTGCTCGTGAGCAAAGTGCGGACTCCAGCGGAGAAGCACACGACTCTACTCTGCCTTATTCTGACCGCCGTGGCGGCGaacctctctctgcagctggagATGCCCCCGTGTCtgctccttcgcgtctgcattctccgccctcgtctGCCGTCTCAGCCACTTTGCTAACACGCTACGGACCCTCGTTGGGCTTGTCTTCTGCGCTTGTTCCTACCCCTTCAGCTTCGTCTGGTTTTCCTCCTTTCTACAGTCTGCCTTCTGCCTCCCCGCTGTCTTCGGTCTTGCCATCCTTATCGCCTCCCTTGTTCCTCTCGActctgcttccgctgctCTCCAGTGCGCAAAACATCAAGCCGGAAACGCTCCGCCAGGCGCTCGttgccgccttcctcgcggcaggggcgcctccctcggcgggcgcgcccaGCGGCGTGTCTCCCGAGGTGACAAAACTGTACCTATCTTCCTGTTGTAGCACCGTTTCAGGATTCCTTGCCTCCCTTCTCGGCGCAaacgccgcggctgctcggCTCGAGGACCCGCGAAACGTGGCTGCCCATGGCTTTGTGCACGGGTCGGACTCCGGCGCGTACCGGCGGACATGGGGCAGCGATGCCAGCCCCGCGGAGAAAGACTTTCGCGTCGAGCTTTTagagctgctcgcgcgccggctgcttGCGGCCCTGGCGACGGAGACCGAtccgctgaggaggcgcttcCAAGTCGCTGTCACCACGCTGCTTGTGGAGCCTGTAGAGTGGCAAACGTTCGACCCGGCGCTGTACAGAGCACGTCAAAAGGAG AGCACTAAGCGCAACGTCACCAGCAATCCGTCAGCCTTTCAGGCGTCCCTCTACGTCCCTACAGCTGCGACCGCGTCTCCATTTGCAGGCCCGAGCCCtggggccgccggcgcgggggtCCCTGCGGACGCCAAGGCGGGAGCCTTcttggcggccgccgcaaaAGACGGTGTGTCGGAGAAAGCGAGCCAGaagacgcgacggcggccggaGGAAAGCACTCGaccgccttctccttccaAGCTGGAGGGAGCGGTATCGTATGTAGGCGAGGGACGGGACACGCGTTCCGCTGGAGGCGACCGGCCGTCTTCCGTGCCTCTGGAGTCCGCAGATATCCGCTTGCTTCGGGTCCTGTCGGAGCGCCTAGAGCAGCAGGGCCGCCTGCTGGAGATGCAGATGCGCCGCATCCAGACGCTGGAAAAGGTGCTCGCCTCTTTGGAAGACGGGACTCGTCTTCATGCTCGTGGAAGCTCGAacccgtctctctcctcttctgaAGCGCCGCCCCCGTCTCTGGAGGCTCCGCCGTCAtccgcggcttccgcagGCCCGCAGTCGCTGTCTACGTCCCTCCGTGATGACTCGCCCGCTCCGCCCGCTGCTCGGggctcttctgcggcgcccgccgagcgacgcgagaAGGTCCTGCGGGAGCGTTTGCTTCCCTCGACACCGCtctggcgcttcttcgcgtttTCTACGATGCTGCTTcagctcgtctccgccgcgtctttgCCGGCTGCACGGACGTttctgcggcggctccggCTGCTGTTTTCGCGTCGCAAGCCATGCAAAGAGCCTGTCTCCACAGAAGtgcagagcggcgcctcaggcgcccACGACCACGCCCTTGGctcggcgcgaggccctgacgcgagcggcgacaccgcaggcggcggcttggcgggggcgcgcgcagccccgAGGGCGCGATGCGGCACAGAAGCCGCAGAAAGCGGCCGAGATAGCGCGGAAAGGGCCGGCGGAGCCCTGAAGGCTTCAGCGGATCACGCAGGCCTGAGCGTAGGCCAAGAGGCGGGACCCTCTTCAAGCGGTGCACGCGTtgagacgagggcgcgcaaCGCCTTGcagcgctcgctcgcgcctcgcgtggaCGCCCCGAAGCACGACAAGCCCGTCGCCGTCAGCGGGGTGGGCGTCATCGACCAAGTTCTCAACGACGAGAGAGTCGCCTCGCTCATCGCGGACCGCATGTGCCGCATGCGCGGTGCCGCGTTGAAACTCATGCAGATGGTCAG CATGATTGAAggctcgcttccgccggTGTTGACCGAGGCTCTGAAGAAGACAAG GGACAGCGCGGATATCATGCCGGAGAAGCAGCTGACTGAG ACCCTCGTGCAAGAGCTAGGCCTTGACTGGCGACGTAACTTcgcttcgttttctctccggCCTTTTGCAGCTGCGTCGATTGGCCAG GTGCATcgagcggcgctcgcggacggCCAAGCTGTCGCTGTGAAGATCCAGTTCCCAG GCGTGGCGTCGTCGATTTCCGCGGATCTGCGGAACCTGAAGACGCTCGTGCAGTggacgcggctgctgccccgCTCGCTCTTCCTAGACGTCCTCTGCGATGAGatgcgcgcggagctgctggcTGAGTGCGACTACAGCAACGAAATGGCGTTCTACCAGCATTTCAG GCAGGTGCTGCACCGGGACTTTGGCAACGCGTTCTACGTGCCGCAAGTCTTTCCAAGTTGTTCTACAAAGAAAATCCTCGTCACCGAATTCATCAGCGGC CTTTCTCTTGAAGAAGTTGGGCAGCAGATGTCGCAA GAGGTGCGAGACTCCCTCGCAGAGCGTCTCGTGCGGCTGGTGCTGGCTGAGATTTTCCTATATCGTCTCATGAATACG GATCCGAACCCCTCAAATTTCTTCTATCTCCCTGAAAgagacgcgctcgccctcaTCGACTTTGGCGCCG GCCGAATGTACGATGCGGCTTTCATCGACAAGtacctgcagctgctgcacgccGCAGTCGAAGAG AGAGCGGAGGTCGtgaggcgcctcgcgggcgagcTCGGTTTCTTTGGGGGGAGTTCGTCGCCCGCGTTCCTGCATGCACAGGGAAACGTCTTCCTGGCCTTCGCGCTTTGCTTCCGCCCCCCTCCT gccggcgcctctgggCTCTACTCTTTCAAAGATTCGGAGATCTTTCCGCTGCTTCACAAGGAGATGCAGACTGTGATGAAAAACCGAGagcgccctccgccccccgaGATCTACTCGCTCCACCGAAAGCTCGCAG GCTGTTTTCTGCTCTGCGCTGAGATGAAGGGACGCGCTGACACCGCCAAG GCCTTCCAACAGGTCATCGAGGCCTACCGCGCGCCGGACGGCGGCCCCTTCAGACCGGCAGAGGATGTCGAGAGCGCCGAATCCTAA
- a CDS encoding hypothetical protein (encoded by transcript BESB_065300) — protein sequence MADAQSKNGVPAVPLVNETRRDRRHSLPVLARPSEDCVLARSSRGDIRLLVHHAASPGDRSPSNTSCSLDEQGSFLLPSVATEAESRCRLIKQMSGTLAFTLVAAFALLTAIFVLAGR from the coding sequence ATGGCGGACGCGCAGTCCAAGAATGGCGTGCCAGCTGTCCCGCTTGTGAATGAGACCCGACGAGATCGTAGACACTCGCTTCCAGTGCTGGCGAGGCCATCCGAAGATTGTGTGCTGGCGCGTTCTTCGAGAGGAGATATTCGGCTGCTTGTTCACCATGCTGCAAGTCCTGGGGACCGTTCGCCTTCAAATACGTCCTGCTCGCTTGACGAGCAAggctcttttcttctcccgtctgtggcgacagaggcagagagccgcTGCAGATTGATTAAGCAAATGAGTGGAACGCTTGCGTTCACACttgtcgctgccttcgcgctcCTGACTGCGATTTTCGTCCTTGCTGGCAGGTGA